A genome region from Bombilactobacillus bombi includes the following:
- a CDS encoding Fur family transcriptional regulator: MANDELDKLVSKLRAQKIRITDQRLVILEYMITHHNHPTAEDVYNDLKHTTNNISIATVYNNLRFLSKVTPINELTYDDKSIHFDYFHKEHFHAICENCHQIFDINYTDYPALLKKLSADSSFQINKIELNIQGICPNCKKVLALE; this comes from the coding sequence ATGGCCAATGATGAGTTAGATAAATTAGTATCCAAATTACGTGCGCAAAAGATAAGAATTACTGACCAGAGGTTAGTAATTTTAGAATATATGATAACTCACCATAATCACCCAACTGCTGAAGATGTCTATAACGATTTGAAACATACTACTAATAACATCAGTATTGCTACTGTTTATAATAATTTGCGCTTTCTATCAAAAGTAACACCTATTAATGAATTGACCTATGATGATAAGTCAATTCATTTTGACTATTTTCATAAAGAACATTTCCATGCAATTTGTGAGAATTGTCATCAAATTTTTGATATTAATTATACTGATTATCCAGCCTTATTAAAAAAATTAAGTGCCGATTCTTCCTTTCAAATCAACAAAATAGAATTAAATATTCAAGGAATTTGCCCAAATTGTAAAAAAGTACTTGCGCTAGAGTAA
- a CDS encoding lysylphosphatidylglycerol synthase transmembrane domain-containing protein, translated as MSRKNQLSALIMLIIGLGVFAFEMHNTNLQALWHQALHMNLFWLVIAFLAMFISYFFEALVLKVLLKNREDSLHNWWNILRIPWIQALFNAITPFSSGGQPAQLIALLQSGVEGGRASSVLLMKFIIYQTIVLVNFIFAMIFKFQSIAQHYSALAYLIAGGFIIHVFTIGLLLMIMFYYRLTRKLVMGIMKIISLFVSHQRVQVWTNKVLDKIDTFYHESLVLKKEGRKVLLATLLTFIQLLFYYLVVYFTLLALHVDQANLIDVLIMQIMIVMITSIFPVPGGTGGAEYSFKTLFARFVSVPSQLYLGMFIWRFITYYLGMFLGIIAVAFKPINERKNTQVRGGKTFDEEPRKSNN; from the coding sequence ATGAGTCGAAAGAATCAATTATCTGCATTAATTATGTTGATTATTGGCTTAGGTGTTTTTGCTTTTGAGATGCATAATACTAATCTTCAAGCCTTATGGCACCAAGCTTTGCATATGAATTTATTTTGGCTAGTAATCGCCTTTTTAGCGATGTTTATATCGTATTTTTTTGAAGCTTTAGTTTTAAAAGTTTTATTAAAAAATCGAGAAGATTCTTTGCACAATTGGTGGAATATCTTACGAATTCCGTGGATTCAAGCTCTTTTTAATGCCATTACTCCTTTTTCTTCAGGAGGACAGCCAGCACAATTAATTGCTTTGTTACAATCAGGAGTTGAAGGTGGGCGTGCGAGCTCAGTTTTATTAATGAAATTTATCATTTATCAAACCATTGTTTTGGTTAATTTTATTTTTGCTATGATTTTTAAATTTCAAAGTATTGCGCAACATTATTCTGCTTTAGCTTACTTAATTGCTGGTGGGTTTATAATTCATGTTTTTACTATTGGTTTATTATTAATGATTATGTTTTATTATCGTTTAACTAGAAAATTAGTTATGGGAATAATGAAAATAATTTCTTTATTTGTTAGTCATCAAAGAGTTCAAGTATGGACTAACAAAGTATTGGACAAAATTGATACTTTCTATCATGAAAGTTTGGTTTTGAAAAAAGAGGGTCGTAAAGTTTTATTAGCAACTTTATTGACGTTTATTCAGCTTTTGTTTTATTATTTGGTAGTCTATTTTACGTTACTAGCTTTACATGTTGATCAGGCTAATTTGATTGATGTTTTGATTATGCAAATTATGATTGTCATGATTACTTCAATTTTTCCAGTTCCTGGTGGTACTGGTGGAGCAGAATATAGTTTTAAAACTTTATTTGCTCGTTTTGTAAGTGTGCCCAGTCAATTATACTTAGGGATGTTTATTTGGCGTTTTATCACTTATTATTTGGGCATGTTTCTCGGCATTATTGCAGTAGCATTTAAACCAATTAACGAACGCAAGAATACACAAGTGCGTGGAGGCAAAACTTTTGATGAAGAACCTAGGAAATCGAATAATTAA
- the metK gene encoding methionine adenosyltransferase — translation MEKERHFFTSESVSEGHPDKIADQISDAILDAIIAKDKDARVACETTVTTGLVLVAGEITTSAYVDIQGIVRNTVRRIGYTNSDYGFDADTCAVIVALDQQSPDIAQGVDDALEKREGQTDQDPYDQIGAGDQGLMFGYATNETAEYMPLPIVLAHKLTHQVTRVRKNNTLNYLRPDSKAQVTVEYDDDGKPLRVDTVVLSTQHNPEVQLKDLKHDIIEQVIKKVIPATLLDDQTKFLINPTGRFVLGGPSSDTGLTGRKIIVDTYGGFAHHGGGAFSGKDATKVDRSASYAARYVAKNIVAAGIADQIEIQLAYAIGVARPVSIDVNTFGSSKYHDEQIVAAIRKVFDLRPAGIIAMLDLKRPIYEQTAAYGHFGRTDIDLPWEKLDKVQELQQIIKE, via the coding sequence TTGGAAAAAGAAAGACATTTTTTTACATCGGAATCTGTATCGGAAGGACATCCTGACAAGATAGCTGATCAAATCAGTGATGCCATTTTAGATGCCATTATTGCTAAGGATAAAGACGCACGAGTTGCTTGTGAAACTACTGTAACCACAGGATTAGTACTCGTAGCAGGTGAAATTACAACCAGCGCTTATGTGGATATCCAAGGGATTGTGCGGAATACTGTTCGGCGAATTGGTTATACAAATTCTGATTATGGTTTTGATGCTGATACTTGTGCAGTGATTGTGGCATTGGACCAACAATCACCAGATATTGCCCAAGGAGTTGACGATGCTTTAGAAAAGCGAGAAGGCCAAACTGATCAAGATCCTTACGATCAAATTGGTGCTGGAGATCAAGGGTTAATGTTTGGTTATGCAACGAATGAAACTGCAGAGTACATGCCTTTACCAATCGTGTTAGCTCATAAGTTGACTCATCAAGTAACGCGAGTTCGCAAAAATAACACTTTGAATTATTTGCGTCCTGATTCTAAAGCACAAGTAACAGTTGAATATGATGATGATGGCAAACCTCTAAGGGTAGATACTGTAGTTTTAAGTACCCAACATAATCCAGAAGTACAATTAAAAGATTTAAAGCACGATATTATTGAACAAGTAATTAAAAAAGTGATTCCAGCTACTTTATTGGATGATCAAACCAAATTTTTAATTAATCCTACAGGCCGGTTTGTTCTAGGTGGACCTAGCAGTGATACAGGTTTGACCGGCAGAAAAATCATTGTCGATACTTATGGTGGTTTTGCTCATCATGGTGGAGGAGCTTTTTCAGGAAAAGATGCTACTAAGGTTGACCGTTCTGCTAGTTATGCAGCACGCTACGTTGCCAAAAATATTGTAGCCGCTGGAATTGCTGATCAAATTGAAATTCAATTAGCTTATGCAATTGGGGTTGCTCGTCCCGTATCTATTGATGTTAATACTTTTGGCAGTAGTAAGTATCATGATGAGCAGATAGTCGCTGCAATTCGAAAGGTATTCGATTTGAGACCAGCCGGGATTATTGCAATGTTAGATTTAAAACGTCCAATTTATGAACAAACAGCTGCTTATGGACATTTTGGACGGACTGATATTGATTTACCTTGGGAAAAATTGGATAAGGTCCAAGAGTTGCAACAAATTATAAAGGAGTAA
- a CDS encoding LTA synthase family protein produces MKNLGNRIINFLNTKLGFFTLAVLLCWIKTYFMYLTKFNLGVNGSMQSFLLFLNPIPTTLLLLGIAIYMKGRKSYVYMLIIDLITSIWLFANILYYREFSDFLTMTLMKGSSSVSNNLGKSIIGIIRPTDFFAFIDIAILVILLAFKFIKIDISKLNVRIPMTITAIALVTFGINLTLAQQDRSGLLTRTFDNNYIVKYLGLNSFSVYDAVKAAKTSAVKANADSSDMKTVKNYINNNRVASNVQYTGVAKGKNVFIIHLESFQQFLIDFKWDNQEVTPNINKLYHSKNTIGFDNFFNQVGQGKTADAELMLENSLFGLPEGAAMVTDGTSNTFQAAPAILNQNGYTTASFHGDVPSFWNRDNTYKSWGYDYFFSSKYYKDKKDYNIGYGMKDKIFLRDAANYVQQLPQPFYAKLITVTNHYPYMLDKKNQTIQKTNTGDSTVDGYVQTAHYLDQSIGEFMAWLKATGLDKKSVVIFYGDHYGISANHKKAVAKLLNKKNFDNFDNAQFQRVPFMIHMDGLQGGINHTYGGEIDVLPTILNLLGVKNDDTIQFGSDLLAPQRSQLVAFRNGDFVAPDFTKVNGTYYDTKTGKVAGSLTPEQRQKVEQMSNRVDTELSLSDKVITGDLLRFYTPQGFKKVVKKDYNYSKSKGLKQLHKQNRLQKNSIMMQNHDKSLMNYYHTDAPELNKER; encoded by the coding sequence ATGAAGAACCTAGGAAATCGAATAATTAATTTTCTAAATACTAAATTAGGCTTTTTTACGTTGGCTGTTTTATTATGTTGGATAAAAACATATTTTATGTATCTAACTAAATTTAATTTAGGTGTTAATGGCAGCATGCAATCCTTTTTGCTGTTTTTAAATCCAATTCCAACAACACTTTTGCTGTTGGGCATTGCGATTTATATGAAAGGCCGCAAATCTTATGTTTATATGTTGATTATCGATTTAATCACGTCAATTTGGTTATTTGCAAATATTCTTTACTATCGGGAATTTTCTGACTTTTTAACAATGACTTTGATGAAGGGGTCAAGTTCGGTTTCTAACAATTTAGGTAAAAGTATTATTGGTATTATTCGGCCTACCGACTTTTTTGCGTTTATTGATATTGCTATTTTGGTAATTTTATTGGCATTCAAATTTATTAAAATTGATATTTCTAAATTGAATGTCCGTATTCCTATGACCATTACGGCTATTGCATTGGTTACATTTGGCATTAATCTAACTTTAGCTCAACAAGATCGTTCAGGATTACTAACAAGAACTTTTGACAACAACTATATTGTTAAATATCTGGGCTTGAATTCTTTTTCAGTATATGATGCAGTTAAAGCGGCTAAAACTAGTGCAGTTAAAGCTAATGCTGATAGTTCTGATATGAAAACAGTGAAGAATTATATCAATAATAACCGAGTTGCCTCCAATGTCCAATATACTGGAGTAGCCAAAGGTAAAAATGTTTTTATTATTCATTTAGAAAGTTTCCAACAATTTTTAATTGATTTTAAATGGGATAACCAGGAAGTTACACCAAATATTAACAAGTTATATCACTCTAAAAATACTATTGGATTTGATAATTTCTTTAATCAAGTTGGACAAGGAAAAACTGCTGATGCAGAGTTAATGCTAGAAAACTCTTTATTTGGCTTGCCTGAAGGAGCAGCAATGGTAACTGATGGAACTTCTAATACCTTTCAAGCTGCACCAGCTATTTTGAATCAAAATGGCTACACGACTGCATCTTTTCATGGGGATGTTCCCAGTTTTTGGAATCGCGATAATACTTATAAATCTTGGGGTTATGATTATTTCTTTAGTTCCAAATATTACAAAGATAAAAAAGATTATAATATCGGTTATGGTATGAAAGACAAAATCTTTTTGCGTGATGCTGCTAACTATGTTCAACAGTTGCCACAACCTTTCTATGCTAAATTAATTACAGTAACTAATCACTATCCTTATATGCTGGATAAAAAGAATCAAACAATTCAGAAAACCAATACCGGTGATAGTACTGTTGATGGCTATGTCCAAACAGCTCACTATTTAGATCAATCCATTGGTGAATTTATGGCATGGTTAAAAGCTACAGGACTAGATAAAAAGAGCGTTGTTATTTTTTACGGGGATCATTATGGAATTTCGGCTAATCATAAAAAAGCTGTGGCCAAGTTATTAAATAAGAAAAATTTTGATAATTTTGATAATGCGCAATTTCAACGTGTACCATTTATGATTCATATGGATGGTTTACAAGGTGGCATTAATCATACCTATGGTGGTGAAATTGATGTTTTGCCAACCATTCTTAATTTGTTGGGCGTAAAAAATGATGATACGATCCAATTTGGATCAGATTTATTGGCACCTCAGCGGTCACAATTAGTAGCTTTTCGAAATGGAGATTTTGTTGCGCCAGATTTTACGAAAGTTAATGGTACTTATTATGATACCAAAACAGGTAAAGTGGCTGGTTCTTTAACCCCAGAACAGCGTCAAAAAGTTGAACAAATGTCTAATCGAGTAGATACCGAATTATCCTTGTCAGATAAAGTAATTACAGGAGATTTGCTCCGCTTTTATACACCACAAGGTTTTAAAAAGGTTGTCAAAAAGGACTATAATTATAGTAAAAGTAAGGGTCTCAAACAATTACACAAGCAAAATCGCTTACAGAAAAATAGTATCATGATGCAAAATCATGACAAATCACTTATGAACTACTATCATACGGATGCTCCAGAATTGAATAAAGAGAGGTAA
- a CDS encoding MDR family MFS transporter: MKKTNVKLVTVAVFIATFMTAIEGTIVSTAMPTIIGDLHGLSLMNWVFSIYLLMSAVTTPIYGKLSDRYGRKLLLNIGLVIFVVGSFLCGISHTMLQLIFFRILQGLGAGAIQPLTYTVLADIYPIEKRANMIGLNGSSWGIASIVAPLLGGFIVDKLSWHWVFAINIPFGLLTIILVQFFLHEDIKPQHHAIDYQGIVLLTLSLVFLMLGLQNLNNAHTFVWSLVLLVLAVISLIILVKVERHQEDPVLPIHLFTNRAFVIQNATLLLISGFLIGFEAYLPIWMQSVLGLSPLLGGFAVTPSSVIWLVGSYVSGKMIIKYPPHRLTTIALLFLLTGCIFYLLLPLKTAFYVFLLISAIYGFGFGLAVTTSTVTSQSVVSPEEVGTATSFNTLARSLGQTLMVSIFGIVMNLKLVQGVQNTPGLTFNMVNKMINPSTAGLVPAKYLQPARQIVFSGLHSIYIVGFIILLCAFIINLFDAKNQKLLIDYQKQDI, from the coding sequence GTGAAAAAAACAAATGTAAAATTAGTAACAGTTGCTGTTTTTATTGCAACTTTTATGACAGCAATTGAGGGAACGATTGTCTCAACGGCAATGCCCACCATTATCGGGGATTTACACGGTTTAAGTTTAATGAACTGGGTGTTTTCAATTTATTTATTGATGAGTGCTGTGACGACACCAATTTATGGCAAATTATCTGATCGCTATGGACGCAAATTATTGTTAAACATCGGTTTAGTAATTTTTGTCGTTGGTTCGTTCCTTTGTGGCATATCACATACAATGCTGCAGCTAATTTTCTTTCGTATTCTACAAGGGTTAGGTGCAGGAGCTATTCAACCATTAACATATACTGTATTAGCAGATATTTATCCAATTGAAAAAAGAGCTAATATGATTGGTTTAAATGGCTCTTCTTGGGGAATAGCTTCGATTGTGGCACCGTTATTAGGTGGTTTTATCGTTGACAAATTGAGTTGGCATTGGGTTTTTGCAATTAATATTCCGTTTGGTTTGTTAACTATTATTTTAGTGCAGTTCTTTTTACATGAAGATATTAAACCACAGCACCATGCCATTGATTATCAAGGTATTGTGTTATTAACATTGTCCTTAGTATTTTTGATGTTAGGTTTACAAAATCTTAACAATGCACATACCTTTGTTTGGAGTTTAGTTTTATTAGTATTAGCCGTGATTTCTTTGATAATCCTAGTTAAAGTGGAACGGCACCAAGAAGATCCCGTTTTACCAATTCATTTATTCACCAATCGAGCATTTGTAATTCAAAATGCAACTTTGTTATTGATTTCTGGATTTTTAATTGGTTTTGAGGCTTATTTGCCAATCTGGATGCAGAGTGTGCTTGGCCTTTCGCCATTATTAGGGGGATTTGCCGTAACTCCTAGTTCGGTTATTTGGCTGGTTGGGTCTTATGTTTCTGGAAAAATGATTATCAAATACCCACCACATCGATTGACAACAATTGCGTTATTATTTTTGCTCACTGGTTGTATCTTTTATCTATTATTACCTTTAAAAACAGCCTTTTATGTTTTCTTATTAATTTCTGCAATTTATGGTTTTGGCTTTGGTTTAGCTGTCACAACTTCCACAGTAACTTCGCAAAGCGTGGTTTCTCCTGAAGAAGTTGGTACTGCAACGAGTTTCAATACCCTAGCGCGGAGCTTGGGTCAAACATTGATGGTTTCAATATTTGGGATTGTAATGAACTTAAAATTAGTCCAAGGTGTTCAAAACACGCCAGGATTAACATTTAACATGGTTAATAAGATGATTAATCCGTCAACTGCCGGTTTGGTTCCAGCCAAATATTTACAACCGGCTCGCCAAATAGTCTTTTCCGGTTTACACAGTATTTATATAGTTGGATTTATCATTTTGCTATGTGCATTTATTATTAATCTCTTTGATGCTAAGAATCAGAAGTTATTGATTGATTATCAAAAACAAGATATTTAA
- a CDS encoding glucosaminidase domain-containing protein, translated as MNCKSFLMRKQNNHKNMKHKFIYQLSMVSVSLLTAGVIWQGNINSAAAENNVSMTISVDNADNPENIITSNGYGDQTFLNYLGLSAQRLANNNDLYASVMIAQALLESGWGTSGLAQAPNYNLFGVKGNYQGQSVDFSTQEDDGTGNLFSINSGFRRYPSYKESLEDYVRVLRSNEQLYGPVWKSNAKTYQDATRALTGHYATDTTYDQKLNSMIEKYDLTRFDQAPEVNSPVSANDIVVNKVNWVVNQAQTLVTSKNAYQKQQAPIIILNHYNHPIVQASLSQPQEETVMPTPAHDEIAEEINFNKEITQAAVKPSNSIVKSYSNIAPKQKVIPVKKATAVTSKAEPSVPVDKSNLPQSENEENSISELK; from the coding sequence TTGAATTGTAAAAGTTTTTTGATGAGAAAGCAAAATAACCATAAAAATATGAAGCATAAGTTTATTTACCAGTTATCAATGGTTAGTGTTAGTTTATTGACGGCTGGAGTTATCTGGCAAGGTAACATCAATTCGGCCGCTGCTGAGAATAATGTGTCAATGACTATTAGTGTAGATAATGCTGATAATCCTGAAAATATTATTACTTCTAATGGTTATGGTGACCAAACATTCTTGAATTATTTAGGTCTTTCCGCTCAAAGGCTGGCTAATAATAATGATTTATACGCTTCGGTAATGATTGCTCAAGCTTTATTAGAAAGTGGTTGGGGAACTAGTGGTTTAGCGCAAGCTCCTAATTATAATTTATTTGGTGTTAAGGGTAATTATCAAGGACAATCGGTTGATTTTAGCACTCAAGAAGATGATGGAACCGGGAATCTGTTTTCAATTAATTCTGGTTTTCGGCGTTATCCATCATATAAAGAATCACTAGAAGATTATGTACGTGTATTACGTTCTAATGAGCAATTATACGGACCAGTTTGGAAAAGCAACGCAAAAACTTATCAAGATGCTACTAGAGCTTTGACTGGACATTATGCAACCGACACAACTTATGATCAGAAGTTAAACAGTATGATTGAAAAGTATGACTTGACTCGCTTTGATCAGGCACCAGAAGTTAATAGTCCAGTTAGCGCTAATGATATCGTAGTAAATAAAGTTAACTGGGTAGTTAATCAAGCACAAACTTTAGTCACTTCAAAAAATGCTTATCAAAAACAACAAGCACCAATTATTATTTTGAATCATTATAACCATCCAATTGTGCAGGCTAGCTTAAGTCAACCACAAGAAGAAACTGTCATGCCAACGCCGGCTCATGATGAAATTGCCGAAGAAATTAACTTTAATAAAGAAATTACTCAGGCTGCAGTTAAACCTTCTAATTCAATAGTAAAAAGTTATAGCAATATAGCTCCAAAACAAAAAGTTATACCTGTTAAAAAAGCAACCGCAGTTACGTCAAAGGCCGAACCATCAGTTCCAGTCGATAAAAGTAATTTGCCACAATCAGAAAATGAAGAAAATTCAATTTCAGAGTTGAAATAA
- a CDS encoding SAM-dependent methyltransferase, producing MLEKTFYKQLLKSSFNIPIKVNYWDQTTEIYGDGQPQITITFNESIPMKDIMNNASLALGEAYMDKKIEIEGSIEDLILAAYDNKESFFYNKKLKKIMPHRKHTETDNEEYVQEHYDLGNDFYKLWLDDTMTYSCAYFEHPDDDLQTAQLNKVNHIIKKLNPQPGKTLLDIGCGWGTLMLTAAQKYHLKVTGVTLSEEQYNFVTQKIKDLNLNDTAEVILTDYRELVGRQWDYVVSVGMFEHVGKENLPEYFSDVAQFLKENGVALIHGITRQGEGATNAWIDKWIFPGGYVPGVVENIQSILDAGLQLSDMEMLRRHYQKTTEIWDSNFNQHRQEITQMMGERFVRMWDLYLQACAASFASGNIDVIQYLLTKGPSGQKLPMTRDYIYQDK from the coding sequence ATGCTTGAAAAAACGTTCTATAAACAATTATTAAAAAGTTCTTTTAATATCCCAATCAAGGTCAATTATTGGGATCAGACAACTGAAATTTACGGTGATGGACAGCCGCAGATTACAATTACCTTTAATGAATCTATTCCAATGAAAGACATTATGAACAATGCTTCTCTAGCTTTAGGGGAAGCATATATGGATAAAAAGATTGAAATTGAAGGCAGTATCGAAGATTTAATTTTGGCTGCTTATGATAATAAAGAGAGTTTCTTTTATAACAAAAAGCTCAAAAAAATAATGCCTCATCGTAAGCATACAGAAACTGATAATGAAGAATACGTACAAGAACATTACGATTTGGGAAACGATTTTTATAAGTTATGGTTAGATGATACCATGACTTATTCTTGTGCTTATTTTGAACACCCAGATGATGATTTACAAACTGCTCAATTGAACAAAGTTAATCATATTATTAAAAAGTTAAATCCGCAACCAGGAAAAACGTTATTAGATATTGGTTGTGGTTGGGGTACTTTAATGTTAACAGCAGCCCAAAAGTATCATTTAAAAGTTACTGGTGTTACTTTGAGTGAAGAGCAATATAATTTTGTAACACAAAAAATTAAAGATTTGAATCTAAATGATACAGCGGAAGTTATCTTGACTGATTATCGTGAATTAGTTGGTCGTCAGTGGGATTATGTAGTTTCAGTTGGAATGTTTGAGCATGTTGGTAAAGAAAATCTTCCGGAATATTTTTCTGATGTTGCACAATTTTTAAAAGAGAATGGTGTGGCGCTTATTCATGGAATTACTCGTCAAGGAGAAGGGGCAACTAATGCTTGGATTGATAAATGGATTTTTCCTGGTGGCTATGTTCCTGGCGTTGTGGAAAATATTCAAAGTATTTTGGATGCTGGTCTGCAATTGAGTGACATGGAAATGCTACGACGTCATTATCAAAAAACTACCGAAATTTGGGATAGTAACTTCAATCAGCATCGTCAAGAAATCACTCAAATGATGGGAGAGCGATTTGTGCGAATGTGGGATTTATATTTGCAAGCATGTGCTGCCTCTTTTGCATCAGGGAATATTGATGTTATACAGTATTTGTTAACCAAGGGTCCATCTGGTCAAAAGTTACCGATGACACGCGATTATATTTATCAAGATAAATAA
- a CDS encoding phosphatase PAP2 family protein, whose product MNQNVNKILKIGALYLSFIVIAIAVVLHLQITQQFDNFFFQLLHAPNNLYLSFFKIITNLGMPIMTVILSFICGLILHSRQRWFLITIVLINTIGNHYFKYLFQRPRPTLPHLVTVGGYSFPSGHAVAITTFILALQIIIKQNTKKRLSLYLLDLIAILVILSRIVLQVHFPSDVLAGTILASANTLLFKYLVFDNQSITSDS is encoded by the coding sequence ATGAACCAAAACGTAAACAAAATTTTAAAAATTGGCGCTTTATATTTAAGCTTCATTGTCATTGCAATAGCTGTCGTTTTACATTTACAAATTACTCAACAATTTGATAATTTTTTCTTCCAATTGTTACATGCGCCTAATAATCTTTATTTATCTTTCTTTAAAATTATTACTAACTTAGGAATGCCAATAATGACTGTAATCCTCAGTTTTATCTGCGGATTAATTCTGCACAGCCGCCAACGCTGGTTTTTAATTACTATCGTCTTAATTAATACGATTGGTAATCATTATTTTAAATATTTATTTCAACGTCCTCGACCAACTTTACCGCATTTAGTAACTGTTGGTGGTTACAGTTTTCCTAGTGGACATGCCGTTGCTATTACAACTTTTATATTAGCTTTACAAATAATTATTAAACAAAACACCAAAAAACGATTAAGTCTTTATCTATTAGACTTAATCGCTATTTTAGTGATTCTTAGTCGTATTGTCCTTCAAGTTCACTTTCCTAGTGACGTACTTGCTGGAACAATACTAGCTAGTGCTAACACCTTACTTTTTAAATATCTTGTTTTTGATAATCAATCAATAACTTCTGATTCTTAG